GCAAGCTGCCGATAGTAGTCGCGCAGACCCATACGGAACGGGCTTAGGCTTTCAGATTTTGTTGACCAACAGTGGATTTGGGCTTGGCGGCTATTATCACCGTTCGATAGCTACAGATGTGCAGTTTTTGATCGATTTGAGTTTAAGTGCGGGCAAAGACGAGCGCGAGCAGAAGTTTTACAACCCGATTACGGGTGCCAGTTACATTCAAAACAAGGCAAACTATCTCCTTCTCCTTCCTTTTCAAGCAGGGGTGCAACGGCGCCTTTGGCGTGAGCAGATTGCAGATAACCTGCGTCCTTACGTGCAATTTTCTGCAGGACCGACGCTGGGGTGGGTTTATCCCTACTTTGACGATCGCAACAAGAATAATCGCTATGAGCCTGAGCTAGGCGAGCGTATTTATGATGTATTTCAAGCGCTGCCCAAAGGCCGTTTGCACACCGGTATTGGAGGTATGGTGGTGTTTGGAGCTTATTTTGGCAGTAGCCATCGGGCAGCCCAAGGCATACGCTTCGGCTATATGCTCCACTATTTTCCTCGTCCAGTTCAACTATTAGAAGGCAACACACCCCCGCAGCGCTTTTTTGGAACACCCATAATCAGCCTAACCTTTGGCCGGCTTTACGACCCACGGTTTAGACATTAAATCGAAACAGCATCACGTCACCGTCTTGCACCACGTATTCTCGGCCTTCCGAACGCAGCAAACCTGCCTCTCGGGCAGCTACTTCCGAGCCGCAGCGCACGTAGTCCTCGTAAGCGATCGTTTCGGCGCGAATAAAACCCCGTTCAAAATCACTGTGAATCATCCCCGCGGCTTGGGGCGCCTTAGTGCCACGGCGGATGGTCCAAGCCCGCGCTTCTTTAGGGCCCACCGTGAAAAACGTGATTAACCCCAGCAGGTCATAGGCTGCCCGAATCAGCCGCTCTAGCCCGGACTGTTCCAAACCTAATGCACGGAGAAACGCCTGGCGTTCATTGTCGTCCAGCTCGGCAAGCTGTGCTTCCAACTCGGCACAAATGACCACGACCGAAGTCCCTTCCTGCGCTGCAATCTCTCGTACCTTGGCGACATGAGGATTGCCCTCTCCTTCAGGCAAGTCAGACTCGGCTACGTTGGCCACATAGAGCACAGGCTTTTCCGTTAGCAAAAACAGCGAGCGCATCCAAGCCGACTCGGCGCCGGTTGTCGTGAAGCTGCGCGCTGGCTGGCCGCTGCTCAGCTTTTCGCGTAGCTGCTCATAAAAAGCCAACTCTTCACGCAACTTTTTATCTCCGCTTTTGGCAGCGCGGGCCGTGCGCTCGATGCGGCGCTCTACAGTCTCCAGATCCTTGAGCAGCAGTTCGGTCTGTATGATCTCGATGTCGCGCGCAGCATCAACGGCCCCAGCGACATGAACCACATCGGGGTTTTCAAAGCAACGAACGACGTGTAAAATGGCATCTACCTCGCGAATATGCGCCAGGAACTGATTACCCAACCCTTCTCCCTTCGAAGCGCCAGCGACCAAACCTGCAATATCCACAAACTCGATCGTTGTAGGAGTGACTTTGGCCGAGCCTGCAAGCTCTGCCAGTCGCCACAGTCGCGCATCCGGTACTGGTACTACGCCTACGTTGGGCTCAATCGTACAAAAGGGGTAGTTTGCTGCTGCTGCACCCGCGCGACTAAGTGCATTAAACAGGGTAGACTTGCCCACATTAGGCAACCCTACAATTCCGCAACGCAGAGGCATATGGCACAACTTTCGTGAAATAAACCAGTAAAAGCCAGCCGGTCCCTATCGACGCAGAAGAACAATTGTTCCTTTGGCCCTCTGCAGCAAGAATGCATCGCAGTGTTTTTTTGATAACCTTTTTTTTGGTTTCAACAGTATGGGCCCAGCCTATCCCGCCCGATGAGGGACGCTTTTTACAACTCGGTTTGGCTGTAGCCCCTGGTTTAGGCGTGCAGGTCGGATATGTAGGGCCAAGGAGCATCTATACCATCGAAGGCATGAGCTATGCAGACGCCTCGCCTTCGTTTGCAGGTGGTGAAAAAAGTCTGCAGCTTTCGGCAGCCTTCGGGGCTGCACTGCGGCTTACCGGTATGCTCCGAACGCTGGGTAATGCACCTCTGCCGTACGATCTGGATATTGGCCTGCGGGCAGGACCCAGCTTACTGTTTACATCAAATGAAACACGCGCCCAAAAAAATCAGCGCTTTGGTCTGTTTCTAGAGCCTTTCTTTCGAGCAATCTCCGCCTTCGGAAAGCGGCAGTTCTTCTTTGGCGAGTTTGGCCTGCACCGCCCCTTTTTACGTGCTGGATTGTGGTTTGCATTTTGACGCAACCTTTGCTAGACCAAATCCTGGCGTGGAATCGAGAGAAATACGCGTTCCGGCAAGCGCACAGCAGTCAGCCGTCCCAGCCCGGGATGCGAGTAAACGCACCCCGTATCGATTGCAATAAGTCGTTCTCGATTGAGAGGCTCGGCAACCGGCGTATGCCCACAAACAACCGTTTTTTCCCAAGCCAGACGCGGAGCATTTAGGTGATCCCGCTCCCAAAGAAAAAGCTCGGTGTGGGCATAACGCTTCAGGTTTTCAGCAATGGTCAAATCTGGCTTTAGCCCCCCATGAACAAAAAAGAACTCTGGGGTATCATAATACAGCTGCGTTTCCCGAATAAATTGCTCATGGGATTCAGGAATGCGTACGCCATTTCCACGGTAACTGTTAAGGGTGGTTAGCCCTCCATTCATGAACCACAAGTCCACCTCTCCCCGGTCCAGATATTGGAGCATCAGGGCCTCGTGATTTCCACGCAAAAACACACACGATATTTCCTCGCGCAAGCGAAGGAGCCGTTCAATGACCCCCCGGGCATCAGGCCCCCGATCCACATAATCCCCGATAAAAATCAGCTGATCTTCTGTGGTGGGAGCGAGTTGCTCCAGCAAAGTCTCCAGCGTACGCACGCATCCATGAATGTCTCCAATAGCAATCAGGGCCATGCCTGCTATGATTTAGACTGTTGCTGGGCTGCCAGCCGTTGAAGCAGGGTCTCGATGCCAATCAGGCCACGGCCAGATTTTTTTAAGCGCCCTTGCCGTTGCAAATCAAGTACCACGGCATCTAAAACCCCGTTGACAAACGATCCACTTTTTTCCGTGCTATACCTTTTGGCTAGTTCAATCGCTTCGTTCATAGAAACCTTAGGGGGGATATCTTCAAA
This Rhodothermus bifroesti DNA region includes the following protein-coding sequences:
- the ychF gene encoding redox-regulated ATPase YchF produces the protein MPLRCGIVGLPNVGKSTLFNALSRAGAAAANYPFCTIEPNVGVVPVPDARLWRLAELAGSAKVTPTTIEFVDIAGLVAGASKGEGLGNQFLAHIREVDAILHVVRCFENPDVVHVAGAVDAARDIEIIQTELLLKDLETVERRIERTARAAKSGDKKLREELAFYEQLREKLSSGQPARSFTTTGAESAWMRSLFLLTEKPVLYVANVAESDLPEGEGNPHVAKVREIAAQEGTSVVVICAELEAQLAELDDNERQAFLRALGLEQSGLERLIRAAYDLLGLITFFTVGPKEARAWTIRRGTKAPQAAGMIHSDFERGFIRAETIAYEDYVRCGSEVAAREAGLLRSEGREYVVQDGDVMLFRFNV
- a CDS encoding metallophosphoesterase family protein, translated to MALIAIGDIHGCVRTLETLLEQLAPTTEDQLIFIGDYVDRGPDARGVIERLLRLREEISCVFLRGNHEALMLQYLDRGEVDLWFMNGGLTTLNSYRGNGVRIPESHEQFIRETQLYYDTPEFFFVHGGLKPDLTIAENLKRYAHTELFLWERDHLNAPRLAWEKTVVCGHTPVAEPLNRERLIAIDTGCVYSHPGLGRLTAVRLPERVFLSIPRQDLV